GGTCGGGACCGTGCACCAAAATTTTCGGATCGATGTTCTGAAATGTCTGGCAagaaattttgttcttttttttctttttccgaaAATAAATGATTTAAACTGCCTTAAACCCCAAAACGAAATATTGGGTTTATGTTAGCAGTGAAACCCATTGCGTAAGTTCACAGCTTCTCTTCTCTGCTCTTCTTTACCAAACCGCCCCTTTGGCTTTTCAAAGTTAAAACATGAAGAAAGGACCTGGACTCTTCTCTGATTTTGGCAAAAAAGCCAAAGGTAAATTCCACTTTTCTTCTCACTCAATATTTGTGCAGCTTTTAAATTATCAGACACTTATGTAGCCATTTTGGTTCTCTTTTACAAGATTTACTCAACAAGGACTACACCTCCGACCAGAAGTTCACCATTTCTAGTTCCAGCTACACTGGATTGGTATCAATAttcatctctttcttcttcttcttctttttttttgtctttcttttaaTTCTTATGTTAAATAGTTGTCTGTAATGATGCGGTGAACGGTGATGTGGTTGCCATTATTCTTGGTGTCTCTTTTCTGGATGGCGGGTTTATCATTCTTTGAAATTTATCTTGATTTATTGTTTCCGATTGTTTTTACTGAGGATCTGTTGCATCATTGTGTCACTTAGTTTGTTGATGCTAGTTAAGTACATGAGATTTTCTGTAGGGCAACTTGTTTTTCAGTTTTTAGTAGCTTAGTTGCTTCATTTCTTTTGGTGCTAATTTTGCATTACTAATTTTTCTAGTACTAAAAGGATAACACTAAGTTGCTGTGGATTATGTACTCTCTTTTCTTGCTTTAAAATGAGTTCACCTGGCTATATGTGTCTGTTTTCTTAATATTAGGGCATGTTGTTAATTGCGGCACTTCTGAGTACAAATAGATTGGCATAAACTACATGCTTTTTAAGATAGAATTTGGGTTTAGGGAAAGAAATAATTATGTTTTGTCCTTTTGGAAGATCATGTAGTTGTGATTCTAACCAGTTGACAGAATAAATTTACATATCTTGACCCGCTGCCAAAAAGGGTTTTGTGGCAGCAATCCCCATATGCAATTCTAAACTAGTTTGATTTATTGTTGCTTTGAAGTTATTGTTTCACTCTCTTATGTATTAGAGAATAACAATTtcttattgcttttttttttcttttctgctgCCTGGTTGGTTATATCATATCCGTGCCTGTTGTGCTAGAGCTTATTTTTGGATTTATTAATTTTCTTGTTATGTCTTCCATTTCTTCAGCTGCTTTGTCTTTTCTTTATTGATGTCTAATACCAATGCAATTTCTCCATCTTCAGGCACTTGTATCAAATATTGTGAACAAGGGAGGCCTCTCCTCTGGGGATGTGGCAGCACAATACAAGCACCAGAATGCTGTTGTTGATTTCAAGCTTGACACAGTCAAATGTTGTTGCCAACATTATCtttgaaatttaaattcaatttaaattcttGCTAATAATCGTTTGATCTGTTGAGCAGATCTTGACAACCCTCACCATCACAGATTTACATCCATCTGCAAAAACAGTGGCTTCTTTTAAGCTGCCTGATTATAACTCTGGGAAGGTATTGACTTATCTTGTAATCTTGGGTAATATAAGTATCCATGAAGATTTTTTACTGTATGAATTTTCTTTTGCAGTTGGAGGTTCAGTATTTCCATGAACATGCAACTGTGGCTACTGCTGTTGGGCTGAAGAAATCCCCAGCTGTTGATTTTTCTGCAACAATTGGTACGCCTGGTATTGCTTTTGGTGCAGAGGCAAGCTATGTGACATCTTCTGGTGAATTCACGAAGTATAATGCTGGAGTGAACATGACAAAGCCTGATTCCAATGCTTCAGTGGTCTTGTAAGCTTTTGAGTTTTCATTAGCAATTGATAAAGTCATACCTTTGTTTTATAAATATGAAACAATTTAAAGATATGATGTTCCTTCATTGCtgcaaaacatcaaaataaaaccaaattatgGAGATCGCCTTTCCTTTCCCCCCCCTGAAAATGGGTTAATGTTAATGGTCACAATAAATGCTGTAATCAGTTGTTGTCATTTGCTTGCAGGGCTGATAAGGGAGACTCCCTAAAGGTGTCATATTTGCACCATTTAAATCAGCTAAATGGTGGAGCTGTTGTGGGTGAGATTGCAAGAAAGTTCTCCACAAATGAAAACACATTAACTGTGGGATGCTCATATCTTGTTGATCCACACACACTGGTGAAGGCAAAGCTCAACAACCATGGCAATCTTGGTGCTCTTGTACAGCATGAGCTTAGACCGAAGTCCTTCCTTACTATATCTGGGGCCTTTGACACAAAGGCGTTGGAGAAGACTCCCAAGTTTGGTTTGGCACTCTCTCTAAAGCCCTGAACAGGTATATTGACATAATGATAGGAACAAACAATGTGGCTGATGAGATTGATAAATCGTGTCATTTTCTTTCTTGTCACTTTCACGTTGGCATCTAGTGATTGAAAATGGAATCTTAGTAACTTTCAAAAGGTGTTTGCTTTTTGGACTGTTAAAAAACCTTTGATTATTactcattttaataaattattactcCTATTGATTAGGCCTCATCTGATTTCTTTATCGTCCTTCTGGTTGGTTGGCTTGGTCCAGCCAAAATATCTCAAGCTTAGCAAATACTTTATAGGGGCTGGAACATTTGAAACGTTGTTTAGAAAATGAATCTGGAGGTGAGGGGTCCAATATACTTACTTTAGGTGATCGGATATTTTGGTATGATCCACAATTTGCTTCAGGATTTTTTCTCCTCGTATTTATCCTACTTGACGAGGTAATAGTAAGCTGGGCTTGttgaactcaaaatttttttgagCTTGGATCATCTCGGGCTCAGGTCCTTTTGAACTCGGATATTTTCGGGtttggatttttttaatatattattttttttatgtattataaatatACTAATTTAATATATCGGTTTAAGATTAGGTTAGGTAATTGGTTTCGGTTTCAGTAATAGTTATATAATATGTTAATAAATTATCATCaaagtttaattttatatatttattatacatatataattatagtattaaaaatatttatattaatgtttttaaaattttatttcactttataatttaacataaaaaattattattaattacttttcttattaatgaaattttaatagaaatatttcaaaaaaaaattatcatctatttatattttaaataatatcataaaattatattaattattagggtaaactaccaaaatattcatttttatttgtctcgggttatattttagttacttacatttgaaatgttacgttgtagtcatttatgttattgtgttgtaatattttagtcgcTCTTGTGAACGGTGTAACGATAAGTTAATGTGACAtattaaataatcatttcaagcgaaaattttaagttaaattatacaattgattctatattttttgttttgagcaatttattttttttttgttttttgaacattttttttctattttcatttttttccctctgtttttctctcttctttatttttaaagtagtttttttttatgttttccatttgttaaaattagtccttatacttttatttttttgaacaatttaattttttttatttctttatttgtttcttcttccccttttatttttctctctcctcaTGTTTTTCACTGTAGAAATATAATCTT
The sequence above is drawn from the Gossypium hirsutum isolate 1008001.06 chromosome A05, Gossypium_hirsutum_v2.1, whole genome shotgun sequence genome and encodes:
- the LOC107958187 gene encoding mitochondrial outer membrane protein porin 2 isoform X2 → MKKGPGLFSDFGKKAKDLLNKDYTSDQKFTISSSSYTGLALVSNIVNKGGLSSGDVAAQYKHQNAVVDFKLDTQILTTLTITDLHPSAKTVASFKLPDYNSGKLEVQYFHEHATVATAVGLKKSPAVDFSATIGTPGIAFGAEASYVTSSGEFTKYNAGVNMTKPDSNASVVLADKGDSLKVSYLHHLNQLNGGAVVGEIARKFSTNENTLTVGCSYLVDPHTLVKAKLNNHGNLGALVQHELRPKSFLTISGAFDTKALEKTPKFGLALSLKP
- the LOC107958187 gene encoding mitochondrial outer membrane protein porin 2 isoform X1 encodes the protein MWQHNTSTRMLLLISSLTQSNILTTLTITDLHPSAKTVASFKLPDYNSGKLEVQYFHEHATVATAVGLKKSPAVDFSATIGTPGIAFGAEASYVTSSGEFTKYNAGVNMTKPDSNASVVLADKGDSLKVSYLHHLNQLNGGAVVGEIARKFSTNENTLTVGCSYLVDPHTLVKAKLNNHGNLGALVQHELRPKSFLTISGAFDTKALEKTPKFGLALSLKP